In Populus trichocarpa isolate Nisqually-1 chromosome 7, P.trichocarpa_v4.1, whole genome shotgun sequence, the following proteins share a genomic window:
- the LOC7491731 gene encoding 7-deoxyloganetin glucosyltransferase — protein sequence MGSNSKPHAVVIPSPFQGHIKAMLKFAMLLHCKGFHVTFVNTEFNHKRILRSGGPVALDNLPGFHFETIPDGLPPSDIDATQDIPSLCAALNKNFLAPFKDLLVRLQNSVSENNPPVTSIVSDPFAPFSIKAGEDVGLPVVMYATVRAIGYIGFKQLYALREKGFSPIKDVSYLSNGYLDTNVDWVPGVKGLRLKHFPFIETTDPDDIIFNFLVGAAETSVKARAIAFHTFDALEPEALGALSTIFSHVYSIGPLQLFLNQIEENSLKSVGYSLWKEESKCLQWLDTKEPNSVVYVNYGSTVVMATDQLVEFAMGLANSKIPFLLIIRPDLVSGESSVLPAEFAEKTQKHGFIASWCPQEEVLNHPSVGGFLTHCGWGSTIESLSAGVPMLCWPFFGDQPMNCKYSCNEWGVGMEIDKNVKREEVGKLVKELIEGEKGAKMREKAMKWKRLAEEAVGPEGTSSINLDKFINEIKSSNN from the exons ATGGGATCCAATTCCAAGCCTCATGCTGTCGTGATCCCAAGTCCGTTTCAAGGTCATATAAAGGCCATGCTTAAATTTGCAATGCTTCTTCACTGTAAAGGCTTTCACGTAACATTTGTCAACACAGAATTCAATCACAAACGTATCCTTAGGTCAGGAGGACCTGTTGCCCTTGATAACCTGCCTGGCTTTCATTTTGAAACCATTCCTGATGGTCTTCCTCCTTCAGATATCGATGCCACCCAAGACATACCTTCTCTTTGTGCCGCCTTGAACAAGAATTTCTTAGCACCCTTTAAAGATCTTCTTGTGAGGCTCCAAAACAGTGTGTCCGAGAACAATCCTCCTGTTACTTCCATTGTTTCAGATCCTTTTGCTCCTTTCTCCATCAAAGCTGGGGAAGATGTTGGTCTTCCAGTTGTAATGTATGCTACTGTGCGCGCAATTGGTTACATAGGATTCAAGCAACTCTATGCTCTCAGAGAGAAAGGCTTCTCCCCAATCAAAG ATGTGAGCTATCTAAGCAATGGCTACCTCGACACGAATGTAGACTGGGTTCCTGGTGTAAAAGGTCTTCGTCTTAAACATTTTCCGTTTATTGAAACAACAGATCCAGATGATATTATATTTAACTTTCTCGTGGGAGCTGCTGAAACCTCTGTTAAAGCTCGTGCAATTGCTTTTCATACTTTTGATGCCCTGGAGCCAGAAGCTCTGGGTGCCCTTTCCACTATATTCTCTCATGTTTATTCCATTGGTCCACTCCAGTTATTCCTCAATCAAATTGAGGAAAATAGTTTGAAGTCTGTTGGATACAGTCTATGGAAAGAAGAAAGCAAGTGCCTCCAATGGCTGGACACAAAGGAGCCCAACTCAGTGGTGTACGTGAATTATGGAAGCACAGTAGTGATGGCAACTGATCAACTAGTGGAATTTGCGATGGGACTAGCTAATAGCAAGATCCCATTCTTGTTGATTATAAGGCCAGATTTGGTCAGTGGTGAATCATCTGTCTTGCCAGCTGAATTCGCAGAGAAAACTCAGAAGCATGGCTTCATTGCTAGTTGGTGTCCACAAGAGGAAGTACTTAACCATCCATCAGTTGGAGGGTTCCTAACTCATTGTGGCTGGGGTTCCACCATTGAGAGCTTGAGTGCTGGTGTGCCGATGCTGTGCTGGCCCTTCTTTGGAGATCAACCAATGAACTGTAAATATAGCTGCAATGAATGGGGAGTTGGCATGGAGATTGATAAAAATGTTAAGAGAGAAGAAGTGGGGAAGCTTGTGAAAGAGCTAATTGAAGGAGAGAAGGGTGCGAAAATGAGGGAAAAAGCTATGAAATGGAAAAGGTTGGCTGAAGAGGCTGTTGGACCAGAAGGGACATCATCCATTAATCTGGACAAGttcataaatgaaataaaatcatcaaataattAG